In the genome of Streptomyces pactum, one region contains:
- the greA gene encoding transcription elongation factor GreA, giving the protein MTQTSENVTWLTQEAYDQLKAELEYLSGPARVEIAKKIEAAREEGDLRENGGYHAAKEEQGKQELRVRQLTQLLEHAKVGEAPADTGVVAPGMVVTIAFDGDPDDTLTFLLASREYASSDVETYSPQSPLGQGVNGKKVGEDAEYELPNGKTASVRILEAKPYQG; this is encoded by the coding sequence GTGACCCAGACCAGCGAGAACGTCACCTGGCTGACCCAGGAGGCGTACGACCAGCTCAAGGCCGAGCTGGAGTATCTGTCGGGTCCCGCACGGGTCGAGATCGCCAAGAAGATCGAGGCTGCCCGCGAGGAGGGTGACCTGCGGGAGAACGGCGGGTACCACGCCGCCAAGGAGGAGCAGGGCAAGCAGGAGCTTCGCGTGCGCCAGCTGACCCAGCTCCTGGAGCACGCCAAGGTCGGCGAGGCTCCGGCGGACACCGGCGTGGTCGCGCCGGGCATGGTGGTCACCATCGCCTTCGACGGAGACCCGGACGACACGCTGACCTTCCTGCTGGCCTCCCGCGAGTACGCGAGCTCGGACGTCGAGACCTACTCGCCGCAGTCCCCGCTGGGCCAGGGCGTGAACGGCAAGAAGGTCGGCGAGGACGCGGAGTACGAGCTGCCGAACGGCAAGACCGCCTCGGTGCGCATCCTGGAGGCCAAGCCCTACCAGGGCTGA
- a CDS encoding ABC transporter permease translates to MTTLHGEEPTGVVGGLYTPPERGRIARSVRDSLIVARRNLIRMVRIPEVVIFGLIQPIMFVVLFSYVFGGSIDVGGQTDPAAYREFLMAGIFAQTVTFATAGAGAGIAEDMHKGLIDRFRSLPMTRGAVLTGRTLADLVQTALTLVVLAVVAAIVGWRVHDGALRALAAFGLLLLLGYAFSWIGALIGLSVRTPEAATSGGLLWLFPLTFISNAFVPSENMPAALRHIAEWNPFSTTVQACRELFGNLPAGYPVPDAWPMRHPVLASVLWSVLIIAFFRTLAVRRYRSAAA, encoded by the coding sequence ATGACCACCCTCCACGGCGAGGAGCCCACCGGGGTGGTGGGCGGCCTGTACACCCCGCCCGAGCGGGGCCGGATCGCCCGTTCGGTGCGCGACTCGCTCATCGTGGCCCGGCGCAACCTCATCCGGATGGTCCGGATTCCGGAAGTGGTGATTTTCGGCCTGATCCAGCCGATCATGTTCGTGGTGCTCTTCAGCTACGTCTTCGGCGGCTCCATCGACGTCGGCGGGCAGACCGACCCGGCGGCCTACCGGGAGTTCCTGATGGCCGGCATCTTCGCGCAGACCGTCACCTTCGCCACCGCCGGCGCGGGCGCCGGGATCGCCGAGGACATGCACAAGGGCCTGATCGACCGGTTCCGGTCCCTGCCGATGACCCGCGGCGCGGTGCTCACCGGACGCACCCTGGCGGACCTGGTGCAGACGGCGCTCACCCTGGTGGTGCTCGCGGTGGTGGCGGCGATCGTCGGCTGGCGGGTGCACGACGGGGCGCTCCGCGCGCTGGCCGCGTTCGGGCTGCTGCTCCTGCTGGGCTACGCCTTCTCCTGGATCGGCGCGCTGATCGGCCTGTCGGTGCGCACCCCCGAGGCGGCCACGTCCGGCGGGCTGCTGTGGCTGTTCCCGCTGACGTTCATCTCCAACGCCTTCGTGCCCTCGGAGAACATGCCCGCCGCGCTGCGGCACATCGCCGAGTGGAACCCGTTCAGCACCACGGTGCAGGCGTGCCGGGAACTCTTCGGCAACCTGCCTGCCGGGTACCCGGTGCCGGACGCCTGGCCGATGCGGCACCCGGTGCTCGCCTCGGTGCTCTGGTCGGTCCTGATCATCGCGTTCTTCCGGACGCTGGCGGTCCGCCGGTACCGGTCCGCCGCGGCCTGA
- a CDS encoding ATP-binding cassette domain-containing protein has protein sequence MPDAIRAEGLVKTFGAVRALDGVDLDVPEGTVLGLLGPNGAGKTTAVRVLTTLLTPDSGRAVVAGLDVLRHPDRVRRSIGLSGQFAAVDEYLTGRENLRMVGELYQLSGRDAKARAAVLLERFGLAAAADRPARTYSGGMRRRLDLAAALVVSPPVMFMDEPTTGLDPRNRQALWEVIEDLVAQGTTLLLTTQYLEEADRLADDIVVMDQGRVIARGTSDQLKARTGGERAEVVVRDRGHLPVAREVLRRLGAGEAAVQEHTRKVTVPVTGGARLLAEIIRELDGRGVEIDDIGLRRPTLDDVFLSLTGHRAEGAEDGGGPDADRRGTAGDGGRDRAAADGGAGKEAVR, from the coding sequence ATGCCGGACGCCATCCGCGCCGAGGGACTGGTGAAGACCTTCGGCGCGGTGAGGGCCCTGGACGGCGTGGACCTCGACGTGCCCGAGGGGACCGTGCTCGGTCTCCTCGGGCCCAACGGGGCCGGCAAGACCACGGCGGTCCGGGTGCTGACCACCTTGCTGACACCGGACAGCGGCCGGGCCGTGGTGGCCGGGCTGGACGTGCTGCGCCACCCCGACCGGGTCCGGCGGTCCATCGGCCTGTCCGGGCAGTTCGCCGCGGTGGACGAGTACCTCACCGGACGCGAGAACCTGCGCATGGTCGGTGAGCTGTACCAGCTCAGCGGCCGGGACGCGAAGGCCCGCGCGGCGGTGCTGCTGGAGCGGTTCGGGCTGGCCGCCGCGGCCGACCGCCCGGCCCGCACGTACTCCGGCGGGATGCGGCGCCGGCTGGACCTGGCCGCCGCGCTGGTGGTCAGCCCGCCCGTGATGTTCATGGACGAGCCCACCACCGGCCTGGACCCGCGCAACCGGCAGGCGCTGTGGGAGGTCATCGAGGACCTGGTGGCCCAGGGCACCACGCTGCTGCTCACCACCCAGTACCTGGAGGAGGCCGACCGGCTGGCGGACGACATCGTGGTGATGGACCAGGGCCGGGTGATCGCCCGCGGCACCTCCGACCAGCTCAAGGCGCGCACCGGCGGCGAGCGGGCGGAGGTCGTGGTGCGCGACCGCGGGCACCTCCCGGTCGCCCGCGAGGTGCTGCGCCGGCTGGGCGCGGGCGAGGCCGCGGTGCAGGAGCACACCCGCAAGGTCACCGTCCCGGTCACCGGCGGCGCCCGGCTGCTGGCGGAGATCATCCGGGAGCTGGACGGCCGGGGCGTGGAGATCGACGACATCGGGCTGCGCCGGCCCACTCTGGACGACGTGTTCCTCTCCCTGACCGGGCACCGCGCCGAGGGCGCCGAGGACGGCGGCGGCCCGGACGCCGACCGGCGCGGCACGGCCGGCGACGGCGGGCGGGACCGGGCGGCGGCGGACGGCGGTGCGGGGAAGGAGGCCGTGCGATGA
- the ilvA gene encoding threonine ammonia-lyase codes for MLSGVSRTTALEGSRFLTGLLGSPVHFKCENLQRTGSFKVRGAYVRIAGLSERERAAGVVAASAGNHAQGVALAASLLGVRSTVFMPVGAPLPKVAATREYGAEVRLHGHVVDETLRAAQQYAQETGAVFIHPFDHPDVIAGQGTVGLEILEQCPEVRTIVVGIGGGGLAAGIAVAVKALRPDVRVVGVQAAGAAAYPPSLAAGRPVSIHEPATMADGIKVGRPGDVPFGIVGELVDEVRTVSEDALSSALLLCLERAKLVVEPAGASPVAALLSAPDSFQGPVVAVLSGGNVDPLLMQRILRHGMAAAGRYLSLRLRLTDRPGALATLLAVLSEVDANVLDVSHVRTDPRLGLTEAEVELHLETEGPEHCAQVAKALSGAGYTVMP; via the coding sequence ATGCTCTCCGGGGTGTCCCGGACCACCGCGCTGGAGGGCAGCCGGTTCCTCACCGGGCTGCTCGGCTCACCGGTCCACTTCAAGTGCGAGAACCTCCAGCGCACCGGCTCCTTCAAGGTGCGCGGCGCCTATGTGCGCATCGCCGGGCTCTCCGAGCGGGAACGGGCGGCCGGGGTGGTGGCGGCGAGCGCCGGCAACCACGCCCAGGGCGTCGCCCTGGCCGCCTCGCTGCTCGGCGTGCGCTCCACGGTCTTCATGCCGGTGGGCGCCCCGCTCCCGAAGGTCGCCGCGACCCGGGAGTACGGCGCCGAGGTACGGCTGCACGGACACGTGGTGGACGAGACGCTGCGCGCCGCCCAGCAGTACGCCCAGGAGACCGGCGCGGTCTTCATCCACCCGTTCGACCACCCCGACGTCATCGCCGGCCAGGGCACGGTGGGGCTGGAGATCCTTGAGCAGTGCCCCGAGGTGCGCACCATCGTGGTGGGCATCGGCGGCGGCGGTCTGGCGGCCGGGATCGCGGTGGCGGTGAAGGCGCTACGGCCCGATGTGCGGGTCGTCGGGGTGCAGGCGGCCGGTGCCGCGGCGTACCCGCCGTCGCTGGCCGCCGGACGCCCGGTGTCCATCCACGAGCCCGCCACGATGGCCGACGGCATCAAGGTCGGCCGCCCCGGCGACGTGCCGTTCGGCATCGTCGGCGAACTCGTCGACGAGGTCCGCACCGTCTCCGAGGACGCGCTCTCCAGTGCGCTGCTGCTCTGCCTGGAGCGGGCCAAGCTGGTGGTCGAGCCGGCCGGGGCGAGCCCGGTGGCGGCGCTGCTGAGCGCGCCGGACTCCTTCCAGGGGCCGGTGGTCGCGGTGCTGTCGGGCGGCAACGTGGACCCGCTGCTGATGCAGCGCATACTCCGCCACGGCATGGCCGCCGCCGGCCGCTACCTGTCCCTGCGGCTGCGGCTGACCGACCGCCCCGGCGCGCTCGCCACCCTGCTCGCGGTGCTGTCCGAGGTGGACGCCAACGTCCTGGACGTCAGCCACGTACGGACCGATCCGCGGCTCGGGCTCACCGAGGCGGAGGTGGAGCTGCACCTGGAGACCGAGGGGCCCGAGCACTGCGCCCAGGTGGCCAAGGCGCTGAGCGGGGCCGGGTACACCGTGATGCCGTGA
- a CDS encoding MarR family winged helix-turn-helix transcriptional regulator has translation MPTSSDMTTQLDTNVLDALQHQVALFARRAEQTRLGGIGNARNSMDRAAYLLLNRLDQEGPMGVKALAAGMGIDSSTVTRQVAPLVDSGMVKRTSHPEDGRAVVLQLSPRGKARLEEVRSSRRDLMALVTEEWTPDERDVFCELLTRFNTALSAVHTAMPQASPAS, from the coding sequence ATGCCCACCTCATCGGACATGACGACGCAACTCGATACGAACGTACTCGACGCCCTTCAGCACCAGGTCGCCCTCTTCGCCCGGCGCGCGGAGCAGACCCGGCTCGGTGGCATCGGCAACGCCCGGAACTCCATGGACCGCGCCGCGTATCTGCTGCTCAACCGGCTGGACCAGGAGGGTCCGATGGGGGTCAAGGCACTGGCCGCCGGGATGGGCATCGACTCCTCCACGGTGACCCGCCAGGTGGCTCCGCTGGTGGATTCCGGCATGGTCAAGCGGACCTCGCACCCCGAGGACGGGCGTGCGGTGGTCCTCCAGCTGTCCCCGCGCGGCAAGGCCCGGCTGGAGGAAGTCCGGTCCTCCCGGCGGGACTTGATGGCGTTGGTGACCGAGGAGTGGACACCGGATGAGCGCGATGTCTTCTGTGAATTGCTGACCCGTTTCAACACCGCGCTGTCCGCCGTGCACACCGCCATGCCCCAGGCCTCGCCGGCCTCTTGA
- a CDS encoding cystathionine gamma-synthase yields the protein MTDEHIQPQASRNFETLAIHAGQEADPLTGAVVPPIYQVSTYKQDGVGGLRGGYEYSRSANPTRTALEENLAALEGGRRGLAFASGLAAEDCLLRTLLVPGDHVVIPSDAYGGTFRLFAKVLERWGVEWSVADSADPSSVRDALRPRTKVIWVETPTNPLLGITDIAAVAEIARAAGARLVVDNTFASPYLQQPLALGADVVVHSTTKYMGGHSDVVGGALITSDPGLGEELAYHQNAMGAVAGPFDAWLVLRGAKTLAVRMDRHCANASRVAELLVSHPKVTQVYYPGLPEHPGHEVAAKQMRAFGGMVSFRVAGGEEAAVEVCNRARLFTLGESLGGVESLIEHPGRMTHASTAGSALEVPADLVRLSVGIEAVDDLLADLSQALG from the coding sequence ATGACCGACGAGCACATCCAGCCCCAGGCGTCCCGGAACTTCGAGACGCTCGCCATCCACGCGGGACAGGAGGCAGACCCGCTCACCGGCGCCGTCGTCCCTCCGATCTACCAGGTGTCCACCTACAAGCAGGACGGGGTGGGCGGCCTGCGCGGCGGCTACGAGTACAGCCGCTCCGCCAACCCGACCCGGACCGCCCTGGAGGAGAACCTGGCCGCCCTGGAGGGCGGCCGGCGCGGCCTCGCGTTCGCCTCCGGGCTGGCGGCCGAGGACTGCCTGCTGCGCACCCTGCTGGTCCCCGGTGACCACGTGGTCATCCCCAGCGACGCTTACGGCGGCACCTTCCGGCTCTTCGCCAAGGTGCTGGAGCGCTGGGGCGTGGAGTGGTCGGTCGCCGACTCCGCCGACCCGTCGTCGGTACGGGACGCGCTGCGGCCCCGCACCAAGGTGATCTGGGTCGAGACGCCCACCAACCCGCTGCTGGGCATCACCGACATCGCGGCCGTCGCGGAGATCGCCCGCGCCGCCGGCGCCCGCCTGGTGGTGGACAACACCTTCGCCAGCCCCTACCTCCAGCAGCCGCTGGCGCTGGGCGCGGACGTGGTGGTGCACTCCACCACCAAGTACATGGGCGGCCACTCGGACGTGGTGGGCGGTGCGCTGATCACCTCGGACCCGGGCCTCGGCGAGGAACTGGCCTACCACCAGAACGCGATGGGCGCGGTGGCCGGGCCGTTCGACGCCTGGCTGGTGCTGCGCGGCGCCAAGACGCTGGCGGTCCGCATGGACCGGCACTGCGCCAACGCCTCGCGCGTCGCCGAGCTGCTGGTCTCGCACCCCAAGGTCACCCAGGTCTACTACCCGGGGCTCCCGGAGCACCCGGGCCACGAGGTGGCCGCCAAGCAGATGCGGGCGTTCGGCGGCATGGTGTCGTTCCGGGTGGCCGGCGGCGAGGAGGCGGCGGTCGAGGTCTGCAACCGCGCCCGGCTGTTCACCCTGGGCGAGTCGCTGGGCGGGGTGGAGTCGCTGATCGAGCACCCGGGGCGGATGACCCACGCCTCCACGGCGGGTTCGGCCCTGGAGGTCCCCGCCGACCTGGTGCGGCTGTCGGTCGGCATCGAGGCCGTGGACGACCTGCTCGCCGACCTGTCGCAGGCCCTGGGCTGA
- the msrA gene encoding peptide-methionine (S)-S-oxide reductase MsrA: MLFNRQKNHLPTAEEALPGRAEPAFGVPERHTVLGNPLVGPYPEGLVVADFGLGCFWGAERKFWQAPGVWTTLAGYQGGHTPHPSYEEVCSGLTGHTEVVRVVFDPALTSYAALLKLFWESHDPTQGFRQGNDVGTQYRSAVYTHSDLQQKEAEESRAAYQARLTGSGYGEITTEILPAGPFYPAEAYHQQYLDKNPGGYCGIGGTGVSCPIGVAPADG; encoded by the coding sequence ATGCTGTTCAACCGGCAGAAGAACCACCTCCCGACCGCCGAGGAGGCACTGCCCGGCCGCGCCGAGCCGGCGTTCGGGGTCCCGGAGCGGCACACCGTCCTGGGCAACCCGCTCGTCGGCCCCTACCCCGAGGGGCTGGTGGTGGCGGACTTCGGGCTGGGCTGCTTCTGGGGTGCGGAGCGGAAGTTCTGGCAGGCCCCCGGGGTGTGGACCACCCTCGCCGGCTACCAGGGCGGGCACACCCCGCACCCCAGCTACGAGGAGGTGTGCAGCGGGCTGACCGGCCACACCGAGGTGGTCCGGGTGGTCTTCGACCCGGCGCTCACCTCGTACGCCGCGCTGCTCAAGCTGTTCTGGGAGTCGCACGACCCCACCCAGGGCTTCCGCCAGGGCAACGACGTGGGCACCCAGTACCGCTCGGCGGTCTACACCCACTCCGACCTCCAGCAGAAGGAGGCGGAGGAGTCCCGCGCCGCGTACCAGGCGCGTCTCACCGGCTCCGGGTACGGCGAGATCACCACCGAGATCCTGCCGGCCGGCCCGTTCTACCCGGCCGAGGCGTACCACCAGCAGTACTTGGACAAGAACCCCGGCGGCTACTGCGGCATCGGCGGCACCGGGGTCTCCTGCCCGATCGGCGTGGCCCCGGCCGACGGCTGA